The Pirellulales bacterium DNA segment GCAAGACCAAGGAGAACAAATATGAGTCGTCGTTCGTTTTCAAAGGCACCCCGCAGTGGCTTTACGTTGGTCGAATTGGCGGTAGTCATCGTTATCATCGGCGTTTTGGCGGCGTTTGGTGTGCCCCGGTTCCTGAAGTCAGTGGAACGCTCGAAGGCAGCTGAAGCATTCAATTACCTGTCAGCCGTGCGCGATTCGCAAGAGCGTTATCAAGCACAGAATGGCACCTATGCCGACGACGTCAGCCTGCTGGACATCAGTTTCCCCGCCCCGAAGTACTTCACCGTGGGAACACCAGCGGCCGGCTCCAGTGGCCATATCGAGGATTCCTGGACTTTGACGTTGACCCGCGCGGGATCATCGTCGGGATACGGCACCTACACGGTGACGTTCACCGACCAGGGGTATGATTCCACGAATAGCAC contains these protein-coding regions:
- a CDS encoding type II secretion system protein, translated to MSRRSFSKAPRSGFTLVELAVVIVIIGVLAAFGVPRFLKSVERSKAAEAFNYLSAVRDSQERYQAQNGTYADDVSLLDISFPAPKYFTVGTPAAGSSGHIEDSWTLTLTRAGSSSGYGTYTVTFTDQGYDSTNSTIVADVNPMGG